In Deltaproteobacteria bacterium, the sequence GGGGCGGACGCGTCGCGATCGGCAACGCCGTGCGCCCGTGTCGCGGTCGGCGAGCCGAGGTCACCCCGCGCGGGAGCGTGCGTCGCTCAGAAGTCGGCCTGGCGCGGGGCGCGCGGGAACGGGATCACGTCGCGGATGTTGTCGACCCCGGTCGCGTACTGGATCGCGCGCTCGAAGCCGAGGCCAAAGCCGGCGTGCGGGACGGTGCCGTAGCGGCGCAGGTCCCGGTACCACCAGTAGTCGTCCTTCGACAGGCCGAGTTCGTCGAGGCGGGCGTCGAGCACGTCCAGGCGCTCTTCCCGCTGGCTGCCGCCGATGATCTCGCCGATGCCGGGCGCGAGCACGTCCATCGCCGCGACGGTGCGGCCGTCGTCGTTGACGCGCATGTAAAACGCCTTGATGTCCTTCGGGTAGTCGACGACCGCGACGGGGCCGCCGACGACCTCCTCGGTCAGATATCGTTCGTGTTCCGATTGAAGATCCATGCCCCAGCGCACCGGAAATTCGAACGATCGGTTTGCTGCCTCGAGACGCCGGATCGCGTCGGTATAGGTCATCGTCTCGAACCGCGACGCGATCATGTGTTCGAGCCGGTCGACGCAGCCCTTGTCGACCCACTGCGCGAAGAACGCCATGTCGTCGGCTCGCTCGTCGAGCAGCGTCTTATAGATGGACTTCAAGAAGTCCTCGGCGAGGGCGACGTCGTCGTGCAGGTCGGCGAACGCGATCTCCGGTTCCACCATCCAGAACTCGGCCAGGTGCCGGCGGGTGTTGGAGTTCTCGGCCCGGAACGTCGGGCCGAAGGTGTACACGCGCGACATGGCGAGGCAGTAGGCCTCGACGTTGAGCTGGCCGGACACGGTCAGATGGGCCTCGCGGCCGAAGAAGTCCTGCGAGAAGTCCACCGCGCCGTCGGCCGTGCGCGGCAGGTTCGCCAGGTCGAGGGTGCTCACGCGGAACATCTCGCCGGCGCCCTCGCAGTCGCTCGCGGTGATGATCGGCGTGTGGATCCAGAAGAACCCGCGGTCGTGAAAGAACCGGTGGATGGCCATCGCCAGCGTGTGGCGGACGCGGGTGACGGCGCCGATGAGGTTCGTGCGCGGCCGCAGGTGCGCCACCGTGCGCAGAAACTCGGGCGAGTGGCGCTTGGGCTGCATCGGGTACGTCTCGGGGTCGTCGACCCAGCCGACCACCTCGATGCGGTCGGCCTGCAGCTCGACGCGCTGGCCCTTGCCCTGGGACTCGACGAGGGTGCCCTCGGCGCGGATCGCGCAGCCGGTGGTGATCCTGAGGACGACGTCTTCGTAGTTGGGCAGGTCGGCGGGCGCGACGACCTGTAGCGGCGCGAAGCACGAGCCGTCGTGGACGTGCACGAACGACAGCCCGGCCTTGGAGTCCCGGCGGGTGCGGACCCAGCCCTGGACGGCGACGCGCTCCCCGACGGGGGCGCGGTCGGACAGCAGATCGGCGATGCGGTGCGTGGTCATGAGCGGACGATCCTTCCGGCCTTGACGACCCGGGACACGAGGTTGACGCCGTAGTGATACGGGATTTCGGCCGGCGACGCCGCGTCCCAGACCACCAGGTCGGCCCGCGTACCCGGCGCGAGGCGGCCGACGTCGTGGCGGCCGAGGGCGCGCGCCGCGGCGCGGGTGACGCCGAGCCACGCCTCGTCGACCGTCATGCCGTAGTGGGTGGTCGCCAGCCACATCTGGAGGGGCAGCGCCTCGGAAAACGACGTGCCGGGGTTGAGGTCCGTGCCGACGGCGAGCGCGACGCCGGCGGCGCGCAGGGCCGCCACCGGCGGCGGCGCCATGCGCAGCTGGACGCACGCGCCCGGCAGCATCACCGCGGTGACGCCCGCCGCGGCGAGCGCGGCGATCCCGTCCGCCGACACGTGCTCGAGGTGGTCGGCCGACAGCGCGCCGAGTTCGGCGAGCAGCTCGGCGCCGCCGAGGTCGGCGAACTGGCCGACGTGTGCGCGCACCGCGAGGCCCGCGGCGCGCGCCGCCGCCAGGATGCGGCGCGTCTCTGCCGCGGTGAACGCGCCGTCGTCGCAGTACACGTCGGCCGACGTCGCGAGCCCGCGCCGCGCCACCTCGGGCACGAGCCGGTCGGCCACCTCGGCGACGAACGCGTCACGGTCGCCCGCGCGGTCGGGCGGCACGACGTGGGCGCCGAGCACGGTCGGGACCAGGTCGACCGGGTGCAGCGCGTCGACCTCCGCGATCGCCTCGAGCAGCGCCAGCTCGCCGGCGACCGTGAGCGCGTAGCCGCTCTTCGCCTCGCACGTGGTCGTGCCGTGCGCGAGCGCCCGATCCATGCGGGCCGCGGTGAGCCGCACGTGGTCGTCGACGGACGCGGCGCGGGTCGGCCCGAGGGTGGCGGCGATGCCGCCGCCGGCCGCCGCGATGTCGCGATAGCTGGCGCCGGCCGCGCGCAGGGCGAACTCGCCGGCGCGGTCGCCGGCGAACACCGGGTGCGCGTGCGGGTCGACGAGCCCGGGCGTGACGAGCCGGCCGCCGGCGTCCAGGCGCGGCGCGCCGCGCGCGTCGGCCGGCAGGTCGGCGGCCGGTCCGACCCACACCACGCGGCCGCCGCCGAGCGCGACCGCCGCGTCGGGGATGCAGCCGAGGGCGGCCTCGCCGGTGCCGTCGCCGTCGCAGGTCATCACGAGCCCCGCGCGGTCGACCACCAGGTCGACGCGGCCGGCCGGCGGCCACAGGTCGGCCGCCGCGACGCGCTCGACCGCGCCGTCGTCGAACGCCAGCTCGAGCGCGCCGCCGCGGGCGCGCGCGTCGCGGACGCGCCGCGGGCGGCCGACCGGCTCGCCCAGGTGGGGCGCCAGGTCGCACAGGCGCACCAGCCGGGCGTCGCCGCCGGCGCGGTACACGCGGACCGCCGCGCCGCGGCGCACGACCTCGGCGCGCTCGATCATGCGTCGCGCTCGGGCAGCGGCTCGAGTTTCGGCACGGCGATGCCGGCGCGCGCGGCGAACGCGATCGCCTCGTCGTAGCCGGCGTCGGCGTGGCGGATCACGCCCATGCCCGGGTCTGTGGTGAGCACGCGCTGCAGGCAGCGGGCGGCGCGGTCGGTGCCGTCGGCGACGACGACCATGCCGGCGTGCAGCGAGTAGCCGATACCGACGCCGCCGCCGTGGTGGAACGACACCCACGTGGCGCCGGCGGCGGTGTTGACCAGCGCGTTGAGGATCGGCCAGTCGGCGATCGCGTCCGAGCCGTCCTTCATCGCTTCGGTCTCGCGGTTGGGCGACGCCACCGAGCCGCTGTCGAGGTGATCGCGGCCGATCACGATCGGCGCCGACACCGCGCCCGACCGCACCAGCTCGTTGAACCGCAGTCCGACGCGATCGCGCTGCCCGTAGCCGAGCCAGCAGATGCGGGCCGGCAGCCCCTGGAACGCGACGCGCCGTTGCGCCATGCGGATCCAGGTCTCGAGCGCCGGGTCGTCGGGCACCTCGGCGAGCACGGCTTCGTCCGTCTTGCGGATGTCGGCCGGGTCGCCGGACAGCGCGACCCAGCGGAACGGGCCCTTGCCGGTGCAAAACAGCGGCCGGATGTACGCCGGGACGAACCCCGGGTAGGCGAACGCGTTGTCGAGGCCGCCGAGTTGCGCCTGGCCGCGCAGGTTGTTGCCGTAGTCGAACACGGCGGCGCCGGCGCTCTGCATGTCGATCATCGCCTGGCAGTGGACGACCATCGACGCCCGCGCGCGCCGGATGTACTCGTCCGGGTCGCGCGCGCGCAGGTCGGCCGCCTCGGCCAGCGACAGGCCCTGCGGGATGTAGCCGCCGAGCGGGTCGTGGGCCGACGTCTGGTCGGTCACGAGGTCGGGCGTGACGCCCCGGCGCACCAGCTCGGCGTAGACGTCGGCGGCGTTGGCGCACAGCCCGATCGAGCGCGCCTCGCCGGCGGCGACGCACGCATCGACCCGGCGCAGCGCGGCGTCGAGGTCGTCCGCGACCTCGTCGAGGTAGCGGGTGTCGAGGCGGCGCTGGATGCGCGCCGGGTCGACGTCGACCCCCAGGAACACGCCGCCGGCCATGGTCGCCGCCAGCGGCTGCGCCCCGCCCATGCCGCCGAGTCCGCCCGACAGCACGAACTTTCCGCGCAGGTCGCCGCCGAAGTGCGTCCGAGCGGCCGCGACGAACGTCTCGTAGGTGCCCTGCAAGATCCCCTGGGTGCCGATGTAGATCCACGAGCCGGCCGTCATCTGGCCGTACATCGTGAGGCCGGCCGCCTCGAGCTCGCGGAACGTGTCGAACGTGGCCCACGCCGGCACGAGGTTCGCGTTGGCGATCAGGACGCGCGGCGCCTCCTCGTGGGTGCGGAACCGGCCGACGGCGCGGCCGCTTTGCACCAGCAGGGTCTCGTCGTGGTCGAGGGTGCGCAGCTGCGCGACGATGCGGTGGTAGTCGTCCCACGACCGGGCGGCGCGGCCGGTGCCGCCGTAGACCACCAGATCCTGCGGCCGCTCGGCCACCTCCGGGTCGAGGTTGTTCATCAGCATGCGCATGGCCGCCTCTTGCGGCCAGCCCTTGCAGGTGAGCTGTGCGCCGCGCGGCGCGCGAATCGGCGTGTAGGTCGTCATGGTTCGGCCAGCAAGCTCCCGTCGTCGATCAGGGCCCGCACCGCCGCGATGTCGCGGTAGATGGGGCGGTCTCGGTCCATCGGCGGCACGCGCGCGCGAATGCGCGCGTGGACGCGCGCCAGCGGTTTGCTCGTCGACAGCGGCGCGCGCAAATCGAGGCCTTGCGCGGCGCACAGCAGCTCGATCGCGAGCACGGTGCGCACGTGGTCGTGAATCTGGCGCAGTTTGAGCGCGGCGGTCGCGCCCATGGACACGTGGTCCTCTCGCCCGGCCGACGACGGGATCGAGTCGACGGACGCCGGATGGGCGAGCACCTTGTTTTCCGACACGAGCGACGCCGCGGTCACCTGCGCCATCATGAAGCCGGAGTGCAGGCCGCTTTCGCGCGCGAGGAACGCCGGCAGCCCGCTCGACAGGTACGGGTTGACGAGCTGCTCGATGCGGCGCTCGCTGATGTTGGCGAGTTCGGCGATCGCGATGGCGGCGGCGTCGAGCGCCAGCGCCACGGGCTGGCCGTGAAAGTTGCCGCCGGAGATCAGCTCGCCGCCGAGCGGCGCGTCCGGGTCGACGAAGACCAGCGGGTTATCGGTCGACGCGTTGGCCTCGCGCTCGATCACGCCGGCGGCGAACTCGACCAGGTCGCGGGTCGCGCCGTGGACCTGCGGCATGCAGCGCAGCGAGTAGGGATCTTGCACCTTGCCGCAGTCGCGGTGCGACGCCATGATTTCCGACCCGTCGAGCAGGCTGCGCAGGTGGGCGGCGGCCGCCTGGGCGCCGGGATGCGGGCGCGCGTCGACGATGCGCGGGTCGAACGCGCGCTGGGTGCCCTTGAGCGCCTCGAGCGACATCGCGCCGGCGATGTCGGCGACGCGACAGGTGACGCGCGCATCGTGCAGCGCGAGCGCGCCGATCGCCGTCATGTGCTGCGTGCCGTTGAGCAGGGTGAGCCCCTCTTTGGCCTCGAGCGCGAGCGGTTCGACCCCGGCGCGGGCCAGCGCATCGGCGGCGGGCATCACCGCGCCGTCGAACTCGGCCTCGCCCTCGCCGATGAGCGTCAGCGCCAGGTGCGCCAGCGGGGCGAGGTCGCCGGACGCGCCGACCGATCCGCGGGCCGGGATCACCGGGTGGACGCCGGCCGCCAGCAGGGCGCACAGGCGCTCACACACCACCGGGCGCGCGCCCGAGTGGCCGCGGGCGAGCACGGCGGCGCGCAGCAGCATCATCGCGCGGACCGCCTCGATGGGCAGCGGGTCGCCGACGCCGACCGAGTGCGAGCGGACCAGGTTTCGCTGCAGCTCGGCGATCTGGCGCGCCGAGATGCGCACCTCGGCGAGCGCGCC encodes:
- the hutH gene encoding histidine ammonia-lyase; the encoded protein is MHIHRFAGAAADRAAGTRRPARPLDLAARRRVDPPVDAFPLGQRPLTLDVIARVARDRAPVTVSPEAIARMRASRAVVDAIAAGGEDAPAVYGVNTGFGALAEVRISARQIAELQRNLVRSHSVGVGDPLPIEAVRAMMLLRAAVLARGHSGARPVVCERLCALLAAGVHPVIPARGSVGASGDLAPLAHLALTLIGEGEAEFDGAVMPAADALARAGVEPLALEAKEGLTLLNGTQHMTAIGALALHDARVTCRVADIAGAMSLEALKGTQRAFDPRIVDARPHPGAQAAAAHLRSLLDGSEIMASHRDCGKVQDPYSLRCMPQVHGATRDLVEFAAGVIEREANASTDNPLVFVDPDAPLGGELISGGNFHGQPVALALDAAAIAIAELANISERRIEQLVNPYLSSGLPAFLARESGLHSGFMMAQVTAASLVSENKVLAHPASVDSIPSSAGREDHVSMGATAALKLRQIHDHVRTVLAIELLCAAQGLDLRAPLSTSKPLARVHARIRARVPPMDRDRPIYRDIAAVRALIDDGSLLAEP
- a CDS encoding asparagine--tRNA ligase translates to MTTHRIADLLSDRAPVGERVAVQGWVRTRRDSKAGLSFVHVHDGSCFAPLQVVAPADLPNYEDVVLRITTGCAIRAEGTLVESQGKGQRVELQADRIEVVGWVDDPETYPMQPKRHSPEFLRTVAHLRPRTNLIGAVTRVRHTLAMAIHRFFHDRGFFWIHTPIITASDCEGAGEMFRVSTLDLANLPRTADGAVDFSQDFFGREAHLTVSGQLNVEAYCLAMSRVYTFGPTFRAENSNTRRHLAEFWMVEPEIAFADLHDDVALAEDFLKSIYKTLLDERADDMAFFAQWVDKGCVDRLEHMIASRFETMTYTDAIRRLEAANRSFEFPVRWGMDLQSEHERYLTEEVVGGPVAVVDYPKDIKAFYMRVNDDGRTVAAMDVLAPGIGEIIGGSQREERLDVLDARLDELGLSKDDYWWYRDLRRYGTVPHAGFGLGFERAIQYATGVDNIRDVIPFPRAPRQADF
- the hutI gene encoding imidazolonepropionase translates to MIERAEVVRRGAAVRVYRAGGDARLVRLCDLAPHLGEPVGRPRRVRDARARGGALELAFDDGAVERVAAADLWPPAGRVDLVVDRAGLVMTCDGDGTGEAALGCIPDAAVALGGGRVVWVGPAADLPADARGAPRLDAGGRLVTPGLVDPHAHPVFAGDRAGEFALRAAGASYRDIAAAGGGIAATLGPTRAASVDDHVRLTAARMDRALAHGTTTCEAKSGYALTVAGELALLEAIAEVDALHPVDLVPTVLGAHVVPPDRAGDRDAFVAEVADRLVPEVARRGLATSADVYCDDGAFTAAETRRILAAARAAGLAVRAHVGQFADLGGAELLAELGALSADHLEHVSADGIAALAAAGVTAVMLPGACVQLRMAPPPVAALRAAGVALAVGTDLNPGTSFSEALPLQMWLATTHYGMTVDEAWLGVTRAAARALGRHDVGRLAPGTRADLVVWDAASPAEIPYHYGVNLVSRVVKAGRIVRS
- the hutU gene encoding urocanate hydratase, producing the protein MTTYTPIRAPRGAQLTCKGWPQEAAMRMLMNNLDPEVAERPQDLVVYGGTGRAARSWDDYHRIVAQLRTLDHDETLLVQSGRAVGRFRTHEEAPRVLIANANLVPAWATFDTFRELEAAGLTMYGQMTAGSWIYIGTQGILQGTYETFVAAARTHFGGDLRGKFVLSGGLGGMGGAQPLAATMAGGVFLGVDVDPARIQRRLDTRYLDEVADDLDAALRRVDACVAAGEARSIGLCANAADVYAELVRRGVTPDLVTDQTSAHDPLGGYIPQGLSLAEAADLRARDPDEYIRRARASMVVHCQAMIDMQSAGAAVFDYGNNLRGQAQLGGLDNAFAYPGFVPAYIRPLFCTGKGPFRWVALSGDPADIRKTDEAVLAEVPDDPALETWIRMAQRRVAFQGLPARICWLGYGQRDRVGLRFNELVRSGAVSAPIVIGRDHLDSGSVASPNRETEAMKDGSDAIADWPILNALVNTAAGATWVSFHHGGGVGIGYSLHAGMVVVADGTDRAARCLQRVLTTDPGMGVIRHADAGYDEAIAFAARAGIAVPKLEPLPERDA